One Setaria italica strain Yugu1 chromosome I, Setaria_italica_v2.0, whole genome shotgun sequence DNA window includes the following coding sequences:
- the LOC101760335 gene encoding large ribosomal RNA subunit accumulation protein YCED homolog 1, chloroplastic yields the protein MYYPHLAVSVSMAAAAAHPFLRRPSSSVPSLLHSTPTSWRSRRRAIAAVSVQGDDDGFFTVDLDPDDYAAESESDDDSPWEGALVYRRDAAVHHLEHATTLERLGLGDLSSNDSRARAAAMGLGAPDQPQTPVLVSLDVTRRRARLRLDGIVRTVITLGCFRCAEPAPQGIFANFSLLLTEDPVEEPDVVDLGTIYEEDTASGAGTLGEDDQDVDWDDRLHFPAGDKEIDISKNIRDIIHLEITMDAVCSPSCKGLCLACGENLNTSSCSCSKEKPREPKNVKGPGPLKELLKPIQKR from the exons ATGTATTATCCCCACCTCGCCGTCTCCgtctccatggcggcggcggctgcccaccccttcctccgccgcccctcctcctcggTGCCATCCCTTCTCCACTCCACGCCGACGTCATGGAGGTCGAGGAGGAGGGccatcgccgccgtctccgtccaaggcgacgacgacggcttcTTCACCGTCGACTTGGACCCGGACGACTACGCCGCTGAATCCGAGTCCGACGACGACTCTCCGTGGGAGGGCGCGCTCGTCTACCGTCGTGACGCCGCCGTCCACCACCTGGAGCATGCCACCACTCTGGagcgcctcggcctcggcgacCTCTCCTCCAACGACTCCCGCGCGCGTGCCGCCGCCATGGGGCTGGGGGCACCGGACCAGCCTCAGACCCCCGTCCTCGTCTCCCTCGACGtcacccgccgccgcgcccgcctgcGCCTCGACGGCATCGTGCGCACCGTCATCACCCTCGGCTGCTTCAG GTGTGCTGAGCCAGCACCTCAAGGTATATTTGCCAATTTTTCCCTCTTATTGACAGAGGACCCAGTAGAGGAACCTGACGTAGTTGACCTCGGCACGATATATGAAGAAGACACTGCTAGCGGTGCTGGCACCCTGGGTGAAGACGACCAAGATGTCGACTGGGATGACCGCCTGCACTTCCCAGCGGGTGACAAGGAAATTGACATCTCCAAAAACATCCGGGACATCATTCACCTGGAGATCACCATGGATGCAGTCTGCAGCCCTAGTTGCAAAGGCCTGTGCCTTGCCTGCGGCGAAAACCTCAAcaccagcagctgcagctgcagcaaagAGAAGCCACGGGAGCCCAAGAACGTGAAAGGTCCAGGACCTCTCAAAGAGTTGTTGAAACCGATCCAGAAAAGATGA